Proteins from one Fragaria vesca subsp. vesca linkage group LG6, FraVesHawaii_1.0, whole genome shotgun sequence genomic window:
- the LOC101311498 gene encoding F-box/kelch-repeat protein At3g06240-like: MTEFCKLPEEMAMQILSRLPPQSLMRFKGVRKSWCTMINNPKFIAKHLSNSMHNHSSTCVLYKLSTLKNNTTRDNDEKETVFSLLTFCNDDRKEHIVHYVGDDVTKNQFVGITAKDLESVWIIGQCDGIICLADSSKVILWNPAIRESKLLNLESYPDQVMTSLGFGYDPKSEDYKVIYIGKPDEEEYGDGHLLNNPPTVQVYTLGTNSWREIKSGSLETETTNIWPEEFDIYFKGFCYWRGREQIKEFDNFCDRNEEEYVRQFIVSFDTVDEVFHRILFPDSLYESFVCWYSNMNVVVWNESVALFGMDYGIFRDCSRVLWVMEDFDGVAKGSWIKQFIFRTAVGLEKPLQFWNRDEILLVSEGSLVSCNIDTGELKQLPIPNMDFDHLEAAVYVNSIVPILGR; this comes from the coding sequence ATGACAGAGTTCTGTAAATTGCCGGAAGAGATGGCCATGCAAATCCTGTCAAGGCTACCTCCCCAATCTCTTATGCGATTCAAGGGTGTTCGTAAGTCCTGGTGTACTATGATCAACAATCCCAAATTCATTGCCAAGCACCTATCCAATTCCATGCATAACCATTCCTCCACTTGTGTCCTTTACAAGCTATCGACACTCAAGAACAACACCACAAGAGACAATGACGAGAAGGAAACTGTATTCTCTTTGCTTACATTTTGCAATGATGATCGGAAGGAGCATATCGTTCATTATGTTGGCGATGATGTTACGAAGAATCAATTTGTTGGGATCACGGCGAAGGATCTTGAATCTGTATGGATTATAGGCCAGTGTGATGGGATTATTTGCCTAGCTGATTCTAGTAAAGTAATTTTATGGAATCCAGCTATTAGGGAATCCAAGCTTCTTAACCTTGAGTCTTATCCGGATCAGGTCATGACTTCTCTTGGCTTTGGTTATGATCCAAAGTCAGAAGATTACAAGGTTATTTACATTGGAAAGCCTGATGAGGAGGAATATGGTGATGGTCACCTCCTTAATAATCCTCCCACCGTTCAAGTATACACCTTAGGCACTAACTCTTGGAGAGAGATCAAGAGCGGCTCCTTGGAAACAGAAACTACTAATATCTGGCCTGAGGAATTCGATATATACTTCAAGGGATTTTGTTATTGGAGAGGAAGGGAGCAAATAAAGGAGTTCGACAATTTTTGTGACAGAAATGAGGAGGAATATGTGAGGCAATTTATCGTATCGTTTGATACGGTTGATGAGGTATTTCATCGTATATTGTTTCCGGATAGTTTATACGAGTCATTTGTGTGTTGGTATTCTAATATGAACGTTGTAGTTTGGAATGAATCCGTTGCTCTTTTTGGCATGGATTATGGTATATTCCGAGATTGTTCACGGGTATTATGGGTGATGGAAGACTTTGATGGAGTAGCTAAAGGTTCCTGGATAAAGCAGTTCATCTTTAGGACAGCGGTGGGACTTGAGAAACCATTGCAGTTTTGGAATAGGGATGAGATTCTTTTGGTTTCTGAAGGGAGTTTAGTCTCTTGCAACATTGATACCGGAGAGCTCAAGCAACTCCCCATTCCTAACATGGATTTTGATCATTTGGAAGCTGCTGTTTATGTTAATAGTATAGTTCCGATTTTGGGAAGGTAG
- the LOC101307222 gene encoding pre-mRNA-splicing factor SF2-like: protein MSSRSSRTIYVGNLPGDIRMREIEDLFIKYGPIVDIDLKIPPRPPGYAFIEFEDPRDADDAIYGRDGYNFDGYRLRVELAHGRCGYSSSDRFSNYSRSSSSRGAPRRSEYRVLVTGLPASASWQDLKDHMRQAGDVCFSQVFRDRGGMTGVVDYTNYDDMKYAIRKLDDSEFRNAFSRSYIRVEEYDSSRGYSRSPSYGSRQSYSRSPSRSPYVSRSRSRSRSRSFGGQGRSLSPYVEYTHRSPRSASRSPARSRSRSRSPVRSPYY, encoded by the exons ATGAGTAGCCGATCGAGTCGTACTATCTACGTGGGCAATCTGCCTGGAGATATTCGTATGAGAGAGATTGAAGATTTATTCATCAAG TATGGACCGATTGTTGACATTGATCTCAAGATCCCCCCCAGACCACCAGGTTATGCTTTTATTGAG TTTGAAGATCCTCGTGATGCTGATGATGCGATTTATGGCCGGGATGGTTACAACTTTGATGGGTATCGCTTACGG GTTGAATTAGCACATGGCAGATGTGGATATTCATCATCAGACCGATTCAGCAATTATAGTCGTAGTAGTAGTAGCCGTGGAGCTCCCCGCCGTTCTGAATATCGTG TGCTGGTCACTGGGTTGCCTGCTTCTGCTTCATGGCAGGATCTGAAA GATCACATGCGTCAAGCTGGAGATGTCTGTTTTTCGCAAGTGTTCCGTGACCGTGGAG GCATGACAGGAGTTGTAGACTACACAAATTACGATGACATGAAATATGCA ATCAGGAAATTGGATGATTCTGAATTTAGAAATGCTTTTTCTCGGTCCTACATACGG GTCGAGGAATATGATTCTAGTCGTGGGTACTCCAGGAGCCCCAGTTATGGCTCGAGACAAAGCTACTCTAGAAGTCCCAGTCGTAGTCCATATGTGTCGAGAAGTCGTAGTCGCAGTCGGAGTCGTAGCTTTGGGGGCCAGGGCAGAAG CCTTTCACCATATGTGGAATATACGCACCGCTCTCCGAGGTCTGCGTCACGTTCCCCTGCAAG ATCTCGTTCAAGATCTAGATCTCCAGTTCGTTCC CCTTATTATTGA
- the LOC101307509 gene encoding uncharacterized protein LOC101307509 — protein MSESKTKIESLREWMVEHKLRAVGAVWLTGIVGSIAYQWSSPKKFQVKVIHSRLNAQAITLAALFGSAVVEYYDHNTGKKADKYAKYMHIENFQNKD, from the exons ATGTCGGAATCCAAGACCAAAATCGAATCCCTAAGGGAATGGATGGTCGAGCATAAGCTCCGTGCTGTTG GGGCTGTGTGGCTTACTGGAATAGTCGGGTCAATAGCTTACCAATGGTCAAGTCCCAAGAAATTTCAAGTGAAGGTGATTCATTCCAG GTTGAATGCACAGGCTATCACACTGGCTGCCTTATTTGGTAGTGCTGTTGTTGAATACTATGACCATAACACTGGTAAAAAGGCAGACAAGTATGCCAAGTACATGCACATTGAGAACTTCCAGAACAAGGATTAA
- the LOC101311783 gene encoding uncharacterized protein LOC101311783, giving the protein MAECKLPREMVVEIFLRLPPKSLMRFKCIHKSWNSLINSRHVVDKHFHFHNNQTSSTTILLRRCVTHRETRNEDVVHSLLTLRNENNGDEDNLHYEIEDIHFPPAVGLKTRAQFIENPGPNFDCAAIREFKVIPEPCLPGLRELLYRSEAFGYDPNSEDFFIVVVAGYGHYNDGGIEERLTLYPQRAEMYTMRTDSWEEINIHNLENETTMFRPYNFQVYLKGKCYYLALEISKEFMSSFDSLEEMGRAAIIWFDTSDRVFHTALTPDPLYRYPAHDFELAVWNNSVAVFGYHREGSQPFEIWVMGKFDGFTCEWIKHLSIDIMESPLSLVLWEGNQSLLVSPRVRVALYSFATKTSKYFPIYASDYFYAIPVVNSIAPLNRDLICADIS; this is encoded by the exons ATGGCAGAATGCAAATTGCCAAGAGAGATGGTGGTAGAAATCTTTCTAAGGCTGCCTCCGAAATCTCTAATGCGATTCAAGTGCATTCATAAGTCATGGAATTCTCTGATCAATAGTCGCCATGTCGTCGACAAGCATTTCCATTTTCACAACAACCAAACCTCCTCCACCACTATCCTTCTAAGGCGTTGTGTAACCCACAGAGAAACTAGGAATGAAGATGTGGTTCATTCTTTGCTGACTCTTCGCAATGAGAATAATGGTGATGAGGATAACCTACATTACGAAATCGAGGACATCCATTTTCCGCCTGCAGTTGGTCTGAAAACTAGGGCACAATTTATTGAGAATCCTGGTCCAAATTTTGATTGTGCAG CGATCAGGGAATTCAAGGTCATACCTGAGCCTTGCCTCCCTGGCCTCCGTGAGCTGTTGTACCGTTCTGAAGCATTTGGCTATGATCCCAATTCGGAAGATTTCTTCATTGTCGTCGTTGCAGGTTACGGTCATTATAATGACGGTGGTATAGAAGAACGTCTCACTCTTTATCCTCAGAGAGCAGAGATGTACACAATGAGAACGGATTCTTGGGAAGAGATCAACATTCACAATTTGGAGAACGAAACTACTATGTTTCGTCCTTACAATTTTCAAGTGTATCTCAAGGGTAAGTGTTACTATTTAGCACTAGAAATCTCGAAGGAGTTCATGTCATCGTTCGATAGCCTTGAGGAAATGGGAAGGGCAGCAATCATTTGGTTCGACACGAGCGATCGGGTTTTCCATACTGCATTGACTCCTGATCCTCTCTATAGATACCCAGCTCATGACTTCGAGCTTGCAGTGTGGAACAATTCCGTTGCTGTTTTTGGCTATCATCGTGAAGGAAGCCAGCCCTTTGAAATCTGGGTGATGGGTAAGTTTGATGGTTTCACTTGTGAATGGATAAAGCACCTATCAATTGACATCATGGAGTCACCTTTGTCACTGGTACTTTGGGAAGGCAATCAGAGTCTCTTGGTTTCCCCGCGTGTACGAGTAGCCCTGTACAGCTTTGCAACAAAAACATCCAAGTATTTTCCAATTTATGCTTCTGATTATTTCTATGCAATTCCTGTTGTAAATAGTATAGCGCCACTCAATAGGGACCTAATTTGTGCTGATATTTCTTGA